GCCGGCGCCGCAGGTGGCTACGCCGCGGGCCAGGACCAGGGCCAGGCTCAGCAGTGGCCGCAGGAGCAGGGCTGGAACCAGGGCGAGCAGCAGACCTGGTCGGCCGGCGAGGCCGAGGCCCAGCAGGCGGGTCAGCATTCCGCGCAGCACGCCGGTCAGCAGGGTGCCGAGCAGGCGTGGCCTGCCGAGGGCCAGACCGCCGAGCCGACGCAGCCGTGGAACTCCGAAGGCCAGCAGCAGTGGGGTGGCCAGGACCAGGGCCAGCCGGCTCAGCAGTGGCCGCAGGAGCAGCAGTGGGGCGGCGCTGAGGCCGGCCAGCAGCAGTGGGGTGGCCAGGAGTACGGCCAGCAGACCCCGGCAGCCCAGGAGTGGGGCCAGCAGGAGCACGGCGCCGCTGAGGGCACCCAGGAGCCGGCGGAGGCCCAGCAGGCTCAGCAGGCGTGGCAGCAGGAGCAGGCCTGGCAGGCCGAGGAGACCCCGGCCGCCGACCAGCAGCCGGGTGCCGCAGACCCGGCACCGCAGGCCGACGCCGCCGACGAGACCCGGATCGACCCGCGGGCCGAGTCGGAGAAGAACGACCAGAACCCGCAGGGTCAGCAGGGCCAGCAGGGTTGGTGGTCGCAACCTTCCTGATCAGGCAGCAGCAAGGGCGGTCTGCACCAGCAAGCCCTTACCGAACCTGCGGGAAAATCCCGGATGCACGCGGTTTGAGCCCGGGTACACAGCGCGAGAGGCCTGTATCTACAGGCCTCTCGTTCTTTTGCGGCCGTGTTGCGGATGATCCCAATAGCAGAGCACGGCTTGACTTTCGTGGATTGCAGGAATGTAATTTCAACCGTGTCGTTCGTTAGGACACTCGGTATCGGGGACCGTTGCAGAGCGCAGGACGGACGAGGTCAGGCATGTGGACCGCAAACCCACATGTACAGGGGAACGAACAGGGTCGAGGAGGTCGTACCGTGACAGAGCTGATGGCGATTGTCGACGGTGAGGCGATCGAGGAGGAGCCGAACTGGCAGGAAAGGGCGTTGTGCGCCCAGACCGATCCAGAGGCTTTCTTCCCGGAGAAGGGCGGTTCCACCCGCGAGGCCAAGAAAGTGTGCCTCGGTTGCGACGTCCGGGGCGAGTGCCTCGAGTACGCGCTGCAGAACGACGAGCGCTTCGGGATCTGGGGCGGTCTGTCGGAACGGGAACGCCGCAAGCTGAAGAAGAAGGCCGTCTGACGGCCCGAACGCAGCGAACAACTTAACGTAGGACTTCCGCGAGGCCCCGGGGCGATCACCCCCGGGGCCCGCGGCTTTCCGGACACTCCCGAGGCGGCTGTATGGTGAGTCCTCGCCGGGACCTGCGGTCACGGTGACCGTCCGCAAGCATCGAGGTGTCACAGCTCCGCATGGAACAAGAAGCCCCGGCAGGCTGGGAATTCTTCGACTCCGTCGACTTCCCGACCGATCACATCGACGACCCGATGGGTCGGCAGCGGGTCCGGCATGTCGTCACCGCGGTGGTGGTCGGGCATGAGGGCGCGGCCTGGCTGCCGCGGCTGTCCGAGGCGTTGTGGGCTCTCAACCCGCGCCCGGACCGGCTGATCGCGGTCGACACCGGATCCACCGACGAGACCGCCGAACTGCTCGCCGCGATGCCCGGCGTGGAGCCGGTCGTCAGCGTCTCCGCGCGGACCGGTTTCGGGATGGCGGTTGCCCGCGGTCTCGAGGCGCACGGCTTCGCGCCGATCCCGAGTGCCGTCGGCCCGTACGGCGACGACGGCCACATGCCCGTGGTGGAGTGGCTCTGGCTGCTGCACGACGACTGCGCGCCGGCGCCGAAGGCCCTGGAGAAGTTGTTGCTCCAGGCCACTATGGCGCCGAACACCGGTGTCTGGGGCCCGAAGCTGCGGCTCTGGCCGCGGGACCGGGAGCTGCTGGAGGTCGGCGTCACCACATCGCTCGGCGGCCGCCGCGACACCGGCATCGAGAACGGCGAGCTGGACCAGGGCCAGCACGACCAGCCGCGGAACGTCCTCGCGGTCAGCTCGGCCGGCATGCTGGTACGCCGTGACGTCTGGGAGGCGCTGCACGGGTTCGACCCGCGGCTGCCGATGTTCCGCGACGACATCGACTTCGGCTGGCGCGCCAGCCGTGCCGGCTACCAGGTCGGGGTCGCACCGGACGCGGTCGTCTACCACGCACAGGCCGCCGCGACCGGCGAGCGAGCGCTGGCAGGCACCCGTCGGCACGCGTACCAACTCGACCGCGCCCATGCGTACTACACCGTTCTCGCGAACGCTCCGAGCAAGCTCCTTCCGCTGCTGATCCTGCGGTTCCTGCTCGGCACCGTGATGCGGTCGATCTGGTTCCTGATCGGTAAGACTCCGTCCGGTGCCGTCGACGAGTGGACCGCACTGCTCGGCACCCTCCTCGCCGGTGGCTGGACGCAAGCACGCAAGAGCCGCCGAAACCTCGACCAGGTCCCGTACGACGACATCAAGGGACTGTTCTCTCGGTCCGTGCACGCATTGCGGCACAACCTGGAGGAGACGACCAGCACGATCTCCGAGCGGATCCGCGAAGCATGGGCGGACGAGCCGGAAGAACAAGTCGTCACCACCGCCCGGCGAGCCAAGTCCACTGCACGCGTAGCGGTCGATCAGCCGAGGTGGCGGCGGCAGTTGATCCGGCGGCCGTTCCTGATCGCGTGGGTCGTTCTGGCGATCGGTGCGCTGATCGCGGCCCGCGATCTGATCGGCGGCGGGGTCCTCCGGTCGAACCTGTTGCTGCCGGCGCAGGAGAACCTCTCCGCGTTGTGGCATGCAGCGGCGTCGGCCCCGCCAGGCGTGACGCCACCTGCTTGGTTGGCGCAGTTCTGGGCGTTCTCGACGGTCATGTTCGGTCCGACCGGTGCAACGAACGTCCTGCTGCTCGGTGCGGTGCCACTGGCCGGTCTGGCTGCGTGGGCGTTGCTACGGGCGTTCGTAGTCGACCGCGTGGCGCGGGCCTGGGGCGCGTCGGCGTACGGGCTGGCTGTTTTCACGAACGGTGCGATCACGCAGGGTCGAATCGGGACGTGTGTGGCGGCGATCGTGCTGCCACTGCTCGGTGCCGCTGTGCACACCGTCGCTCGACGACGGCGTGTGGTCGTTCAGGGCAGTTGGCGGGCCGCGTGGTTCGCGGGGATTTGTCTGGCGGTGCTGTTCGCGTTCACGCCGGCACTCGCTCTGCTGGTCAGCGTCATCCTGGTCTTGGGCGCAGTGCTGGGGCTCGGCTGGCGGCGGCAGGGGCGCCAGTTGGTGTTCTCGGTCGTACTGGGCCTGCTGCTCGTGCTGCCGTGGACGCTGGACCTGGTGCAGCACCCGTCGAAGCTCGGGTGGGAGGCGGGTGGTCCGCCGACCGCTGCAGTCGGTCCGGGCGACAGCCTGCCGCATCTGCTGACAGGTACGCCGGTCGGTGCGCCGGCGCCCTGGTGGTTCGCCGTACCGCTGATTCTGGTGGCTCTGGTCAGTCTGCTGCGTCAGTCGCGGCAGCGGTACGAGCTGCTCGGGTGGTTCGCCGCACTGGCCGGTCTGGCCGGGACGCTGGTTGCCAGCCGGCTCGGCGGTGGCAGCGGGCCGTTGATGTTCCTGATGACAGCCGGCTGGATCATCACCGTCGCGGTCGCCTGGGACTCTGTCGGCAAGTCCACCGAGATCATCGTCCAGGGCGTGCTCGGCATCGTCCTGCTGACCACGGTGGTGACGGCCGGCTTCTGGCTGGTGCGCGGGATGGACGGTCCGTTGTGGCGTGGTCCCGCTCAGGACCTCCCGGCGTACCTGGTCGCTTCGCAGGACCCGCCGGACAACCAGTCGATCCTGGTGGTGCGGAAGGCGCCGGAAGGCCAGATGCGGTTCTCACTGGTCAAGAACGGCGGACCGCGGATGGGGGCGCTTGAGGCGGCGCCGACCGCGGCACAGACCAAGCCGCTCACGGATGTCCTGGCGACACTCGGTGGCGGCGGTAGCGGCGAGGAGGGCCGGCAGTTGGCCGGTCTCGCGATCGACTACGTGTACCTGCCCGGTCCGGTGGACCCGACGCTGCAGTCGACGCTCGACTCGCTGCCGGGCCTCACCAGAGCCAGTGCGAACGACGGCGACGCCTCGTGGCTGGTCGACCGGTCGAAGATCAAGGGCGAGACGCCACTGGTCGACCAGACCCACACGGTCTGGCGCATCCTCGGTCTGATCGGCTGGATCCTCGCACTGATCTTCTGTCTGCCGACGGTGCGCCGTACCGTCGCCGTACCGCAGGGCACCCACGCGAGGAGGGACCGGTGAGCCGGTTGTTGTCCGACCCGCGTCTGCGGATCGGAGCCGTTGTCGTCGCCATGGCCGCACTGGCCGGGATCGGACTGGTCACTCACCCCGAGAAGGCCGACACCCGCGCGCAGGCTGCCGTCACCGAGCCGGCCCGCACGGTGGTGAACCGTACGGCGCTGTCCTGCCCGGCGCTGTCTGCCGGCGGCAAGATGGCCAGCGTGGTGAACGGAGTGTCGCCGACGCTGCCGGAAGGTACGCCGACCGCGCCGGGGACCGCCGATCCGTTGACGATCGCTCCGCTGCCGGCTACGTCGGACCCGGTCGGGTCGCTGCTGAAGCGCGGAACGATCGGTTCGAGCGCGGTGGTCGTGAAGCCGGAGCCGCTGTCCATCAAGGGCACCGGACCCCTGGCTGCGGGGACGGTCGGTACGAGTACGGCGACCGCGCAGGAAGGCGTGAACCGCGGAATGGCCAGCGTGCCGTGCCAGGTGCCCGGCTCGGACTTCTGGTTCGTCGGAGCGTCCGGTGCGAGCGACCGGCGTGACGTGCTGGTGCTGACCAACCTGGACAGCATCAACGCGGAAGTGAACGTCACCGTGTACGCGCGGAACGGTGCGCAGGACCTGCCCGCGGCCCGGGGCATCGTGGTGCCGGCACTCGGGACGTCCGAGCTGTTCCTCAAGCAGGTCGCTCCGAATCTGCGTGACATCGCCCTGCACGTGGAATCGACGGGTGGTCGGGTAGCGGCCGCCGTACGGTCCAACGCGTCGAACGGTACTCAGCCAGGCGGTGTGGACTGGCTGAACACCTCAGCGGCTCCCGCGACCAAGGTGTTCGTGCCCGCGGTCGCGCCCGGTGCCGGTCTGCGGATCCTGTCGGTCGCGAACCCCAGCGACCTGCAGGCGACCGCGAGCCTGACGGTGAACGGGCCGAACGGGCCGTTCAAGCCGGCCGGTCTGGAGACCGTGCAGATCGCGGCCGGCTCGGTGAAGACGTTCATGCTCGACGCGGTGCTGCACGGTGACGCCAGCGCGATCACCGTGACGTCGGACCAGCCGGTGACCGCGTCGGTGCGGTCCACGGACGCGAGCCGGACCGAGTTCTCGTCGATCGGGTCGGCGGAAGCGCTGACGGGTCCGGCGTACCTGGTCATACCGGCCCACAAGCAACCGGCTCTCCTGCAGGTGACAGCTCCGGGGAAGACCGGCAGCGTGAAGTTCGAGCTGCGGGACGCGGTCGGTCGGGCGCTGACCACGCGGGCGCTGGACGTGGTCGGTGGCGCGACGACGCCGATCCCGATCCCGGCACAGCCGCGGCCGACGTACCTGATGGTTCAGCAGACGCGGGGGACCGTGGTCGCGGGCGTCACGCTGATGCCGGCGGCGAAGCCTGCCGAGGACGACGTACCGCAGGTGGCCGCGTGGCCGTTGACGACGTCGCTGGTGTTCCGCGCCCAGCTGGGTGCCCAGCCGGACGTGAGCGCTGCCCTCAGGTAGTTCAGCCTTCGTTGGTGTTGGCGCCCGGGTCCTGCAGCATGCGGAGGTGGCCGCGGCGGGCTACCTCGACCGGAGCGCCCGGAGTACCGGCACCGGGCTCGCGGCGAGGCAGCGGGCGTGCTGCTTCGCGGACCGCGTTCGCCAGGGCTTCCAGGTCGTCGGAGGACGGACCAGCGGCTGCGGGGTCCGGAGCGAGCCGGATGACCTCCCAGCCATTCGGCGCGGTGAGGCGGTCGGCGTGGTCGGCGCACAGGTCGTAGCAGTGCGGCTCGGCGTACGTCGCGAGTGGACCGAGGACACAGGTCGAGTCTGCGTAGACGTAGGTGAGCGTCGATACGGCAGGCTTCTGACATCCGGCGCGCGAACAGATCCTGGCGATGCTCACGACCAGACATTACGCCCACTAGGCTGAGCGCGTGACCGAGGCTCGCCGTCATCGCAGGCACATCGACCGCCATGGGCGCGGAATGCTCGGCCCGATCAGCCGGCCGAGCAAGTTCGCGCCGCGTGGTCTGCCGCTGCAGCGGTCCGCCGCATCGCAGTTCGACGAGGTGGTCGCGATCGAGGTGACGCGGCTGGAGAAACGGCTGCCGCAGGTGGTCGCCCGGGTCGAGTTCGCCATCGAGGACGTGCCGAACCTGGAGCTGGACGCCATCGACATCCCGCTCACGCACGCCACCGGCGGTACGTCGCACGAGCCGTACCGGATCGTCGTCTTCCGGCGCCCGATCGAGCTCCGCGCCGAACGCTCCGGCGCCGGCCTGTCCTGGCTGGTCCGCTCCGCCCTGGTCCTGGAGCTGGCCGACGTCCTGGCGCTGTCCCCGGAACAGATCGACCCGGACTTCGACACCGACGAAGACTGACACACCCCTCCCCGCAGTGTTGGAAGCTGTTCCGTAGTGTGGGAAGGGGTTTGTGTCTGTCGTTGTCATCGGGAGAGGATCGTGTCTGTGAACGATCAAAAACTGCGGGTCGGTGTCGTAGGACTGGGCTTTGCCGGACGGACAGCGCTGGAGGCGTTCTCCGAACTGCCGGACGTCGAGGTGATCGGCCTGGCGGGTCTGGAGAAGGACATCCTGACCAGTCTGGGCGAGAAGCACGGCGTACCGCATCTGTACGAGAGGTGGGAGGACCTGCTCGAGACCCCGGGGCTGGAGGCGGTCAGCATCGGTACGCCGACGCAGCTGCACGCCCCGATCGCGCTGGCGGCCCTGCAGAAGGGTCTGCACGTGCTGTCCGAGAAGCCGCTGGCCAGGACCGTGGCCGAGGGCACCGCGATGGTCGAGGCCTCGAAGCAGGCCGGCCGGGTGCTGAAGGTCGTGTTCAACCACCGCGAGCGCGGTGACGTCGCGGCGCTCAAGCACCAGATCGACGAAGGCCAGCTCGGCCGGATCTACTACGCGAAGGCGCACTGGATGCGCCGCAACGGCATCCCCGGGATGGGTGGCTGGTTCACCAACCGGGAGCTGTCCGGCGGCGGGCCGCTGATCGACCTCGGCGTCCACATCCTCGACATGGCGCTGCACCTCATGGGCGAGCCGCAGGTCAGCACGGTCTCGGCGGACACGTTCGCCGAGCTCGGCCCGCGCGGCAAGGGCAGCCGCGACCCGAACGCGAACACGCTCGGATCGGCGTTCGAGGTGGAGGACCTGGCCACGGCGTACCTGCGGCTGCAGGGCGGCGGCGCGCTGCAGTTGGAGACCAGCTGGGCGACGTTCCGGGCGCCGGGCGACAACTTCGGGATCGAGCTGTTCGGGACCGACGGCGGCGCCAAGATCGAGGTGCAGAACTACACCAACGAGGACACGCTGCGGATCTTCACCGACGTCGGCGGCGTACCGGCCGAGGTGAAGCCGGCGACCGGCGCCGGGCTCGGCCACCGCGCCGTGGTGCGGGAGTTCGTCCGGATCGTCAAGAGCGGTGAGTGGGAAGGCCAGAACGGGTCCGAGGCGCTGCAGCGGACCGAGATCATCGACGCCTGCTACGCCTCGGCGAAGGCGGGACGAGAGGTTGTGCTCCATGACTGACCCAATTCGCGTCACGGTGTGGGGCGAGAACGTCCACGAGGGCCGCGACGAGTCCGTGCGCAAGGTCTACCCCGACACGATGCACGGGACGATCGCTGCCGCGCTGCGTGCCAAGCTGGGCGAGAACGTCGTCGTGCGCACGGCCACGCTGCAGGACCCGGAGCACGGCCTCACCGAGGAAGTGCTCGCCGACACCGACGTACTCACCTGGTGGGGGCACGCCGCGCACGGTGACGTCGACGACGCGATCGTCGACCGGGTGCAGCAGCACGTGCTGTCCGGGATGGGCCTGATCGCGCTGCACTCGGCGCACTTCAGCAAGATCTTCATCAAGCTGATGGGCACCACCTGCTCGCTGGACTGGCGGTCCGAGAACGACCGCGAGCTGATCTGGACCGTCGCCGCCGGGCACCCGATCGCGCAGGGTGTCCCGCACCCGCTGGTGATCGAGCGCGAGGAGATGTACGGCGAGCTGTTCGACATCCCGCAGCCGGACGAGCTGGTGTTCGTCAGCTCGTTCTCCGGCGGCGAGGTGTTCCGCTCCGGCTGCTGCTACCGCCGCGGCCAGGGCCGGGTCTTCTACTTCCGCCCCGGCGACCAGGAGTACCCGACGTACCACCAGCCCGAGGTCCAGCAGATCCTCGCCAAC
This Kribbella sp. NBC_00482 DNA region includes the following protein-coding sequences:
- a CDS encoding WhiB family transcriptional regulator, translating into MAIVDGEAIEEEPNWQERALCAQTDPEAFFPEKGGSTREAKKVCLGCDVRGECLEYALQNDERFGIWGGLSERERRKLKKKAV
- a CDS encoding glycosyltransferase family 2 protein; amino-acid sequence: MEQEAPAGWEFFDSVDFPTDHIDDPMGRQRVRHVVTAVVVGHEGAAWLPRLSEALWALNPRPDRLIAVDTGSTDETAELLAAMPGVEPVVSVSARTGFGMAVARGLEAHGFAPIPSAVGPYGDDGHMPVVEWLWLLHDDCAPAPKALEKLLLQATMAPNTGVWGPKLRLWPRDRELLEVGVTTSLGGRRDTGIENGELDQGQHDQPRNVLAVSSAGMLVRRDVWEALHGFDPRLPMFRDDIDFGWRASRAGYQVGVAPDAVVYHAQAAATGERALAGTRRHAYQLDRAHAYYTVLANAPSKLLPLLILRFLLGTVMRSIWFLIGKTPSGAVDEWTALLGTLLAGGWTQARKSRRNLDQVPYDDIKGLFSRSVHALRHNLEETTSTISERIREAWADEPEEQVVTTARRAKSTARVAVDQPRWRRQLIRRPFLIAWVVLAIGALIAARDLIGGGVLRSNLLLPAQENLSALWHAAASAPPGVTPPAWLAQFWAFSTVMFGPTGATNVLLLGAVPLAGLAAWALLRAFVVDRVARAWGASAYGLAVFTNGAITQGRIGTCVAAIVLPLLGAAVHTVARRRRVVVQGSWRAAWFAGICLAVLFAFTPALALLVSVILVLGAVLGLGWRRQGRQLVFSVVLGLLLVLPWTLDLVQHPSKLGWEAGGPPTAAVGPGDSLPHLLTGTPVGAPAPWWFAVPLILVALVSLLRQSRQRYELLGWFAALAGLAGTLVASRLGGGSGPLMFLMTAGWIITVAVAWDSVGKSTEIIVQGVLGIVLLTTVVTAGFWLVRGMDGPLWRGPAQDLPAYLVASQDPPDNQSILVVRKAPEGQMRFSLVKNGGPRMGALEAAPTAAQTKPLTDVLATLGGGGSGEEGRQLAGLAIDYVYLPGPVDPTLQSTLDSLPGLTRASANDGDASWLVDRSKIKGETPLVDQTHTVWRILGLIGWILALIFCLPTVRRTVAVPQGTHARRDR
- a CDS encoding DUF5719 family protein, producing the protein MSRLLSDPRLRIGAVVVAMAALAGIGLVTHPEKADTRAQAAVTEPARTVVNRTALSCPALSAGGKMASVVNGVSPTLPEGTPTAPGTADPLTIAPLPATSDPVGSLLKRGTIGSSAVVVKPEPLSIKGTGPLAAGTVGTSTATAQEGVNRGMASVPCQVPGSDFWFVGASGASDRRDVLVLTNLDSINAEVNVTVYARNGAQDLPAARGIVVPALGTSELFLKQVAPNLRDIALHVESTGGRVAAAVRSNASNGTQPGGVDWLNTSAAPATKVFVPAVAPGAGLRILSVANPSDLQATASLTVNGPNGPFKPAGLETVQIAAGSVKTFMLDAVLHGDASAITVTSDQPVTASVRSTDASRTEFSSIGSAEALTGPAYLVIPAHKQPALLQVTAPGKTGSVKFELRDAVGRALTTRALDVVGGATTPIPIPAQPRPTYLMVQQTRGTVVAGVTLMPAAKPAEDDVPQVAAWPLTTSLVFRAQLGAQPDVSAALR
- a CDS encoding DUF3499 domain-containing protein, yielding MSIARICSRAGCQKPAVSTLTYVYADSTCVLGPLATYAEPHCYDLCADHADRLTAPNGWEVIRLAPDPAAAGPSSDDLEALANAVREAARPLPRREPGAGTPGAPVEVARRGHLRMLQDPGANTNEG
- a CDS encoding metallopeptidase family protein, with the translated sequence MTEARRHRRHIDRHGRGMLGPISRPSKFAPRGLPLQRSAASQFDEVVAIEVTRLEKRLPQVVARVEFAIEDVPNLELDAIDIPLTHATGGTSHEPYRIVVFRRPIELRAERSGAGLSWLVRSALVLELADVLALSPEQIDPDFDTDED
- a CDS encoding Gfo/Idh/MocA family protein, which produces MNDQKLRVGVVGLGFAGRTALEAFSELPDVEVIGLAGLEKDILTSLGEKHGVPHLYERWEDLLETPGLEAVSIGTPTQLHAPIALAALQKGLHVLSEKPLARTVAEGTAMVEASKQAGRVLKVVFNHRERGDVAALKHQIDEGQLGRIYYAKAHWMRRNGIPGMGGWFTNRELSGGGPLIDLGVHILDMALHLMGEPQVSTVSADTFAELGPRGKGSRDPNANTLGSAFEVEDLATAYLRLQGGGALQLETSWATFRAPGDNFGIELFGTDGGAKIEVQNYTNEDTLRIFTDVGGVPAEVKPATGAGLGHRAVVREFVRIVKSGEWEGQNGSEALQRTEIIDACYASAKAGREVVLHD
- a CDS encoding ThuA domain-containing protein, which produces MTDPIRVTVWGENVHEGRDESVRKVYPDTMHGTIAAALRAKLGENVVVRTATLQDPEHGLTEEVLADTDVLTWWGHAAHGDVDDAIVDRVQQHVLSGMGLIALHSAHFSKIFIKLMGTTCSLDWRSENDRELIWTVAAGHPIAQGVPHPLVIEREEMYGELFDIPQPDELVFVSSFSGGEVFRSGCCYRRGQGRVFYFRPGDQEYPTYHQPEVQQILANAAKWAAPTSPRQLPTVHHRKNPGWFEKA